From Providencia sp. R33, a single genomic window includes:
- a CDS encoding phosphatidylinositol-specific phospholipase C domain-containing protein yields the protein MQNNNYIDWLKYVADELSVTDLLIPGTHDAITSTCDQPYYQTQTLSLAEQLNCGVRFFDLRLTRNLNIAHREWHSDIMAEDLFQCFISFLDTHPTEFIILRIQNANEKKDDFEAYKQALVPFIEPYLKHLLLPEQIDENTFKWPCVKQLRGKILAIECAPPELGVSTLEDGTRWAHNWHQNPLISLQDNWNGPEVQEKINDIMSLIHGGDNINEQQLILNHISATNGHLGSPMAYADIINPIIRNELATLDKSTQKGILIFDFIDEDLAKKTIKVNQLQSV from the coding sequence ATGCAAAATAATAATTATATTGATTGGCTCAAATATGTCGCAGATGAATTGTCCGTGACGGATTTATTAATCCCAGGGACTCACGATGCCATCACATCAACTTGTGATCAGCCCTATTACCAAACCCAGACATTATCACTAGCAGAGCAGCTTAACTGCGGCGTTCGTTTTTTTGATTTAAGGTTAACTCGCAATTTGAACATTGCGCACCGTGAATGGCATAGTGACATCATGGCTGAAGACCTTTTCCAGTGTTTTATTTCTTTCCTTGATACACACCCTACTGAATTTATCATTTTACGCATTCAAAATGCCAATGAGAAAAAAGATGATTTTGAGGCCTATAAACAAGCTCTGGTCCCATTTATTGAACCTTACCTAAAACATCTTTTACTACCTGAACAAATCGATGAAAACACCTTTAAATGGCCATGCGTAAAACAGCTAAGAGGTAAAATTTTAGCGATTGAATGTGCGCCTCCTGAACTGGGCGTTTCAACATTAGAGGATGGCACTCGTTGGGCACATAATTGGCATCAGAATCCCTTGATTTCATTACAAGATAATTGGAATGGCCCTGAGGTTCAGGAAAAAATTAATGATATCATGTCATTAATTCATGGTGGCGATAATATCAATGAACAACAACTCATACTCAATCATATTAGCGCGACAAATGGTCATCTAGGCAGCCCAATGGCGTATGCAGATATCATTAACCCTATTATTCGCAATGAATTAGCGACGTTAGATAAGTCTACGCAAAAAGGCATCTTAATTTTTGATTTTATTGATGAAGATTTAGCGAAAAAAACGATTAAAGTAAATCAATTACAATCTGTTTAG
- a CDS encoding MFS transporter, whose product MNTLAKKFGFSAHTIIQLIFITANAQLLYAFWDLRNSLPLGFPVAMGITDAQAGQLYSMQGLVILLGTLALGWVGDRFKVRVIMLITTLGVGCISLFIALNSPGLSMPTLLLCFFSMLLLSEVLFKPANFKAVSLSTTKEHQGVAFGMFEFGRGLLAFLMSLLWAAMVYYEASSRTMMITSSIIVLATAILIFLAVPKDARVSEDADTVNSVKEALLGVLKVIKLPIVWVTGLNVFCIYGTFVAAGTYFARFLQAGYGASATVAAVFVSVVIALRMLPLLSTLLVTLAFKSTAHFMRFMSFILVILLAAIGTLFYMNPASITEFMAGQAPDNIISPVVRNTIMVLMLCASACCFMIRGVYYAPIGEFGIDKKHASAAMSLAITIGYLPALLAPLILGKIIFSPQLNEQGQVVKEILTPTNIIGNVFIGLSVLTLIAALLSWTVIKMKKSQ is encoded by the coding sequence ATGAATACTCTTGCCAAAAAGTTTGGTTTTTCAGCACACACCATCATTCAACTTATTTTTATTACCGCCAACGCCCAATTATTGTATGCCTTTTGGGATTTGCGGAACTCCTTACCACTCGGCTTTCCTGTCGCAATGGGGATCACTGACGCACAAGCAGGCCAACTCTATTCAATGCAAGGATTAGTTATTTTGTTAGGTACTCTGGCTCTCGGTTGGGTCGGTGACAGGTTTAAAGTGCGTGTGATTATGTTAATCACTACACTCGGGGTTGGCTGTATTTCTCTTTTTATCGCCTTAAACTCACCAGGCTTAAGTATGCCGACTCTACTGTTATGCTTTTTCTCTATGTTATTACTCAGCGAAGTGTTATTTAAACCCGCCAACTTTAAAGCCGTCAGCTTATCAACCACCAAAGAGCACCAAGGTGTCGCATTCGGTATGTTTGAATTTGGGCGAGGTTTATTGGCATTTTTGATGAGTTTATTATGGGCAGCAATGGTTTACTACGAAGCCAGTAGCCGCACCATGATGATCACATCATCAATTATTGTACTCGCAACTGCGATACTCATTTTCTTAGCTGTACCGAAAGACGCCCGAGTCAGTGAAGATGCGGATACCGTAAACTCTGTAAAAGAAGCCCTGCTTGGTGTATTAAAAGTCATTAAGTTGCCGATAGTTTGGGTAACAGGCCTTAACGTTTTTTGTATTTACGGTACCTTTGTGGCGGCGGGTACTTACTTTGCCCGTTTCTTACAAGCAGGTTATGGTGCCTCCGCAACCGTCGCTGCGGTATTTGTATCCGTAGTGATTGCGCTGCGAATGTTACCGTTATTATCCACATTGCTGGTCACTTTAGCGTTTAAATCCACCGCCCATTTTATGCGTTTTATGTCATTTATTCTGGTGATTTTACTCGCGGCTATCGGTACTTTATTCTACATGAACCCCGCTTCTATCACGGAGTTTATGGCGGGCCAAGCGCCTGATAATATCATTAGCCCAGTGGTTCGTAACACCATAATGGTCTTGATGTTATGTGCCTCTGCATGCTGCTTTATGATCCGAGGCGTCTACTATGCCCCAATCGGTGAATTTGGGATTGATAAAAAGCATGCATCCGCAGCAATGTCTTTGGCTATTACGATTGGTTACCTCCCTGCGCTACTGGCACCATTAATTTTGGGTAAAATCATTTTTAGCCCACAATTAAATGAACAAGGGCAAGTCGTCAAAGAAATTCTCACGCCAACAAATATTATTGGTAATGTTTTTATTGGGTTATCTGTCTTAACATTAATCGCCGCGTTACTGTCTTGGACCGTTATTAAAATGAAAAAATCGCAATAA